The segment ACCTGCGGGCGCAACATGGTGATGCGCGCCTCGAAGGAAGTTCATGTTCAGCTGGCCGCCGGGCAACTGAATGCCCCAAACGTCAACGATCAAGGTGAACGTCTGATTGGAGTCATCATAGAACATTGTGGCGGCGCCGAACGCATTGGTATTGCGCGGCGGCACTTCCTGGAAGCCTGTTAGAGCAGCCTGAAAGTGATGGATCATGGCCTCAGCCTTGGGCGCGCCCATAGTGAGCGAACCGGCGACCAAAGCCGCTGCAACAAGCAGCTTACAATTGAACCGCATACTCATCCTCCTTTGCTTAAGATGGAGTCTTTCGACAAGGATTCTTCGCCCTCGCCGCTGAAGCAAGTTTACCCAAACGAAAGGCGATCCTTGCCTTCATTCCCTAAACATTCGCTTTCGCGG is part of the Armatimonadota bacterium genome and harbors:
- a CDS encoding CHRD domain-containing protein; the protein is MRFNCKLLVAAALVAGSLTMGAPKAEAMIHHFQAALTGFQEVPPRNTNAFGAATMFYDDSNQTFTLIVDVWGIQLPGGQLNMNFLRGAHHHVAPAGSNGPIVFDTGAPGTWTESPPGVIHYTVSGASMTNPIASEAALMAGNLYFNVHTNVFPGGEIRGQWCMVPEPASMIALVGGLGALALRRRRN